The Polypterus senegalus isolate Bchr_013 chromosome 1, ASM1683550v1, whole genome shotgun sequence genomic sequence cctaactttcagttttattactgagcagcaaacatacaagctataaaaacctggacacaaatagatgaacatacacaggcttgatccgcaatagaaataaaatccggCAATACTTCTTTATAATccttgctctgtgccccaataaatgcaagctatcggcaatatactaataacccaactgagcttcacttactcagaatatggaaccaatgtacaaagcattttaagatggagaagcttttatctgtggcacctctgcaagagaaccacctctttcaaccttcgcaaacatatccagtttttaacatctggaaaaaatttgggattaacttgctaagagacaacatctttgcatcctatgaacaattacattccaaatttaacattccagctacacatttctttcactatcttcaaattaggaactttgttaaacagaacctgcccggttttcctcatcttgcaccctcgtccatgctggaaaaaatattgctcaatttcaaggactcagacaccatctctgcaatatatataattattttacagtccctccctttcaacgatccaagaggacactgggaaaaagatctcttaatcaatatatcagaaaaggagtggaaggtagcaatgcagagaattcactcgagctccatatgtgcaaagcatacaactattcaactcaaaattatatatcgtgtatataatatataatgtttccagggcagcaatcaagtcccagcgtcactgggtcacatgttttgggcctgcaccaaattaacatcattttggaccaaaatttttaagtgcctttcagacagccttggtgtcacaatccctcctaacccattaacagttgtgtttggtgttcttccagatgggtttaaagtggagaaggacaaactgtgattgcattcactacacttttggcacacagacttattttgctaaactggaagaatcctaactctactcttttaagtcagtgggaaaccgatttATACCATTTATActatatgaaattggaaaaaatcaaatactcagaggatctgtacagatttttttcaaaacatagcaggatctaatcagtaatattttagaataagctcttaaagcacagaggaagcaattatttctgcatttgttttttcttctccattcatctctattggcttatcaaactcatcaatttaggtatgttttcaagccttaagttttaccctgttggccttgctctctctctcaggggtgggggtcgacttgttttcaatcctactttttgtaaaaattgattgatttgtatggaaatattacaataaaattaataataaaaaaagtattgtaGTACTGTATTGtagattaagtttttttttctgtcctcccaggccatcaGAACTTACTttattcttgttaattagtattgcctgattttacttttatatttttttctttcttcatcttgtaaatcactttgagctacatcatttgtttgaaagtgtgctatataaataaatgttgttattgttagttagtttaatgaaaacacaagcagTCTTAAGTGAGAAATTAATGAGTTGATGAGTAACTGgaaatttaaaacactgcaaatgtACTTGTCTGCAAGGACTAACACTATTAAAGTTTATAAGAATGCTCTATACAAGGTAAACTCTAATTTAGTTTCCAGATGATCAATATATGAAAATGTTACCATATCTGGAGTGTCATGCACAATACTTAACTTGACAAAGGGCACTGAAATGTCTGATAAAAATTCACTTAATATATTATTAGAGTAGGGCAGGTTCCAGATCTAAGAGtatagtgccctccataatgtatgggacaaaaacacatttttccttgatttacccctctgctccacagttcaaacttacaaataaaacaattcagataTTACCaaagtacacattgcagactGATTTAATGGTATTTGGGTACATTTCAGTCACGCcatttagaaatgacaacacGTTTTATACATGGTCTGCACCCCCCAATTTCAGGGCGTCATAACGGTTGGGACATCTGGCGTCAAAGGTGTCTGTGATTACtcattgcttcattagtacaGGCATAAAACACATAGGCTTGCATGTATCTACAGACTACTTTTAGGTTCTGCAGTTGTCATATTTAGTGCTTAGTCACATATTCCTTGGATGCAATTACTGCCTGAATTCTGTGATTCAAAGATATCAAGTGTTGAGTATCTTTTAAGGTGATGTACTgccaaaattttaaactgtggagcaaaggGTTAAATCGAGGAAAATATACATTTGtctaaacattatggaggacactgtatattttatatatctcaCTATATCACATCATATTGACCTTAccacatttgtaaatttaaactgatgacagaacatgaaatttaaatatatatttaaaattaaacagtgacaccTCTCCtttagatgtaattaaaacaaGATTGCTCAAAGTGTCACTTGCAGTAATTGCACAACTAATACTGGACATAATTAATTAGAACTCAAATGTTAAGAATTACAGTGTATTATAGGCCCACAACTGTAACTATATGATGCAAACATTACCTTAATCCTTAAgccgccacatacttgggggttaatgcacccctggacgccaaatacttttttgctgcactttttaagtaaacgtcacaattcacaaagaaaatgtgaaattttaatggaacgtGTATTTTTtgtcatgcaaagagcatcagaATTACTGCCAAATTGATCATTTTatacactgcaaatgaactgtaaaaactataaaaaaaaaaactactacaacaatcaattattatatgtacaaggtgcaactgacaccattgatgaaattcagtaaatcaccaagccaactgcgcttgaactggctgcacgcaagcacacacagGTAAATGCTGACGCTGGCAGGCTaatctagtgcagcggctcaatcctaGTGACAGTGAAGCTGACCAGCAGTGgtcgtgagctggctgctcaatgaatataCGCCACCGACTGATCAGCCCCGGCGTGCCGGCAAATTGCTCTATGAAACAACTATAGccggttgcggagttcaatgaatgtatgtcgtCGAATATACTTGTCacctgcgtgctggcaaattgcactgagacacgactatagccagttgcagCATTTAATGAATATACATCGTTGAATATatcagctccggcatgctggcaaattgcaatgagaaacaactttagccggttgcggagttcaatgaatgtacgtcacgGCATATACTCGGCTTCACTATGCTTCCAAAgtgcactggaaaccgactctagCTGGTTGCGGCATTCAACAAAAGTACTTTTCCAAATATACTCGGCTCTGGCATGCTGGctaattgcattgggaaccgactatagtcGGTTcaggcggtttaagggttaaaaatatcacttttgagaaatttcagtttagcTTTCACTCCAACCATAGCTTACAAACAACATCTTCATGCTAGTGAAATCATTATCAGTATGTACGGAAATACAAAAACATTCTCACTCATTCCTGTCCACAGTTACATAAGGGCATTCCTGAGGGGTTCTTCTCATATATAAAAGTACTTAATGCTTTAGCCCACAATTACCAAACATAGCTTAGTTCTGCTTAAACTACTGGTTGCACATTGTTATTGCAGGCCTGCTTCAAATTCCAAAGATAAATTCAATTTCCATACTCTTGAAAGATCCAAGTACCAATAATAGAAAAGCCCCATTGGTAACAGCATTTGAATCAAGGCCACAGACTCATTATTTTAGCATAGCATATTCCATTTTCTGTTGATTTCTTGCATTGGTTTTTAATTATCTTGAATAACTGCGTTAATCAGCAATTTTTAAGCccttttcatattctttctcatTGTTGTCTGTGGTGAAGTGATCTGTTAAAGAAATTGCAAGACCTGGGGCAGTTAGACTCTGGACTTAAAACCAACTTGTATAAGCATTTATGTTCTTTGTGTATATTTAGTAATGTCTGTTTATGTTTtgacatgttttttatttatgttatataatatttaaatatattagtaaTCACTTTATAGCATTTTAAGTGAAAGTGTGCTTAATAAGAAAAATTGAAGTGACTGAACAATATCAAACATTCTTCTTATGTAAGCAAAAGCTGAAAATTTACTAAGGGGGAGTATCCACAGTGTATGTAGGCCTAAAACAAATTCATGCCTGCAATTGTTTTATGATGTGTTACTGGGATTTGTTAAGTATTTTGAAATTGAGACAGCATAAGACAGTGCATGTGATTAAAAGAGCGTGTATGATAAATTTACGTTAGCCTTTGGCATGATACAGTCTGCCCCCAGATAGCCATTTTTGCtacccaattttaaaaaatgtttgaagttaatgttattttttaaggaAATATATTGATGCTAAATTTTTAACACTGATGACTACACAGTAAATGACATTTAtctattaatgttttaattacattaaagTTCTGTTTGATTAACTTTGAAATGGATGTTTGGATTACAAATCTGTATCACATTAtatagtgaaatatttaaaatgagtatGTATATGTTGATAAAACACTTAGATAAGTTCTTAGCTTTGCATAGATTAATCTCACACTCAAACAGTAAACAAACTGTTGATTGCATTTTTGCTATTTAATACTCAGAATATAGTAAAAGAATTCCAATACAGTATGATAGTTCCAACCACTGTGCCCCCTTGCTCACTTCACAGACCTGGAACCAAATCCCAGAGTTTGTGCATTTTTCTCATGAGTCACTGGGTTTTGAGCAGATACTTTGGCTTCATGCAACTGCAATAAGCATATAAAAATTAGGTTGATTATTGACTCTGAACTAGAATTCTGAGTACATCTTTGTGCATTTGCTCTATGATGGAATGACCTCTGGTCCAGCATCGATTTTGTCATTAAACTTGATGTTATAAAGGTAGactttggttcccaaaagaataACTGGAAATAACTGGAATAAGTAACTCTGCAACAATGGAGGAATTAACAGATGTTCAACATTAAGGTATATTGAGAATATAAAGGGTGACATAAATGCACAGTGATTAACTTTGCTGCCTATCAGCACCAGAGTATGAAGTTCAAATCTCGGGAAGTATGCACtatgtgtagagtttgcacattctaggtactccagttttctcccacagatGTGCAGGTACATTGATTAGCAAGTTACACTGAATACTACTTCATCCAGGCTGATTATTCAAGTTGTCCATGCAGCATTGGCCAGACTGCCTTGAACAGCTGAActcagaaaatgaatgttataTCTCCATGTTTACTTTGGTATGAGGAGGCTTtacataacaaaaacaattatGAATAGGTAACCAGGGATATGCAAGTATGCCTTTTCACACCTGTACGGTACAAAATTCTAAACAAATACTAATAAAACATGTTACTAGTATGGGTCTTCACGTCCAAAAGTCTCCGTTATTAACATAAGCTTCACATTCATACATTGCTTATAAGCTTAAATGACAAAATTGTTCATCTTACCTGAGAGAAAGCTGTCCAATAGAGAAAGCTCTCATTAGAAAACGTCCCTCTAAACCCTGTTGAAAGATGCTTGGAATAACAAGATAATAGCCAGGAGAGAGGACACAGTGCACTGAAACTTCTCGTTCATAGGCATGACATAGCGTGGATAGACATGGAGCCTCCTGAAGTGTTCTGGGAAGATTGAATCTCTTCTTCTTTACCTTTGACATTAAATAGTATTAGTGCACCTTTAGAGACTGAAAGTGACAATTTGTTTACTTCATTCAAATATGAATAGAACAAAGatatgaatattaataaaatcaaagtgATCAGGATAATAATGTACACAAAATTCTGCTTAGGACACCTGTGGTATCTGGGTTCGGCAGCACTCttacaaacaaagaaataaaaaaagagtgtaattaaaatgtaatgcactctatataatttaatttacatcaaggaagtcaaaaagtaaacataaataaCACTTGTATAACACATAGAGGGATTAACTAGAAGTAATCTTCTAGGACCCCTATATCTGCAACTGATATCACGCAATCTAGCACCCTCAGTTTATTATTACAAATCCTCTGGAGAAAGTagctgaagttctgcctgtgtaACACACCAGTCCAGGTATGATGAAGGAggtgaaaacatttaaaacatgccTTAAATCTTCATATAGAACAGAGGGAACCAGATTTAACAGACACAGAGGTTGTCTTTTGGAAGAGCTGGGACCTCTGATGCAGGTCTGCATTTGAATTAGAGGAACACTAAAGTATTGGAAAGGTGTGCCCACTGGAACATTAATATAATGGAGGGTGGTGTTACTATTCGAATATGAACTACATAAATCTTACAGAGAGAGTTTAATACAGGTCCAAAgacattgtcattttttaatcTCGTATGTCAAAACGTAATTCTTGACTGTGATGCAACTTTAAATCAGTTTTAGTGTTACTACCAGCTAAGTCCCAGTTATAACTCACTTTGCTAAAATTCAACTTCACTTTAGATCCATGGATTTGACAGTAGAATTCTCTAAGAATATCATATGGTTTCTTTGTTTGCTATTCTGATAAGAGACTCTTACCTTCCATACATGAAATCCAATAGCATGATGTTTGGTGAGGTGATCACATCTGTGCCTTGAAGCTTCTCTCCTCTGAACTGGTAGGCTAATCCAAGAGTTTTTCTGAGATCTATAAAGTTCCCATTGATGCAAGCAGAGTAGCACCTCCCCGACTTCTTGGATATTTAGCCAGAATTTAGGATTACAGCTAAAACTATTAGAGTTACGAGAGCCTCCAGCTGTGCGATCTTTGATCCAAGAACTATACACCTGCTGACTGAAGGATAGATTGGCTCCTACAAGTTAAACACATAATGATCATCTTTTGCAATACATTCTGATTTGCAtatacttttccttttttctggttTTATGAACTCACCTGTCCACAAACTCTTCATGTGACCCTCTGTGCTGAATGGATATGCAACAGTGACCTCATCAAACTCCTTCCCAAACTCAATCTCATCCACCCAGAATTCTCCTTCTTCCACTCGGGAACGGAGTGGTAAAGCAATTTCTGGATCTAGCTGTTCCCAGCCATCACCACTGATGATGACAACAGACAGAAAATGGCAATATCAGTCTTAAAATATGTGTACAACTGTGCATTTTTGGACCACatcaaatgaatacatttagaaaatgaaaattaatcagAAACGAAACACTTTCCTTCACCTACCTATAAACTGTTATTCCCACCAATGGATAAATTCCCAAGTCTGAAATAGTAAAGGTAAACTTTGatctttttcttaaaaatgtactCACTCCACTTTCCAAGGACCATTCCAGCAACGTCGGCCCCAAGGATTCCGTATTCGTAGCAAGACCAAGTTGTCTCCACACATTTTTCTCAAAGAGACATGCTCCATCACAACAAATGCATGATATTCACCTAGAGAAcctggtcaaaaaaaaaattagcatacacaatcaaaaacatgtaaaatacaaaaatatggaGAAGCAGCAGTGTCCTTTTCTGGCTAAACCCACCTCTGTGAGAGCTGTGTACACAGCAACTCATCATGCAGTTATCCACAATGTCACTCAAGTTAAACTTCTCCAAGTTGGATCCAGACGCATCAGTCTCACATTCCTCCTTCTCAGAAGCTTTTAGTTTCCATCTTTTAGCAACTCCTCCACACAAATCAACTAATGCCTCACATACCTGTCCAGCCCACAGTCTCTCATAAGTGCCATTTAGTCTACAAAGAAGCACAAAGTAAGCAACTGACAATATAATttaatgcaaattttaatttcataaaaggGGAACACACTACAGTCACATTGATATCCATACAGGACATTTATGACAAAAGACCCTAAAGAAAGCAGCAGAATGCAAAGATCTAAAAATATCAGTTGAAAGTAGATCAATCTTATTGATGTGGATGGATCACAGTAAAGACGTTAATGCTGAAGGAGGTTGTGACATATTGACACTTGCAGCACAGCCAAGGATACTTAGAACAATGAGGAAGCATCTATACAGGTTTGGAAAAAAATACTGACCAGGTGGGAGTTAGCTCACTGATATTAGTTGACATTGGCCATTGCAAAAGCAATACAAGAACCACCGAAGAAATCAGATGATACACAGAGCCAAATGGCAAAATTATTTAACTTCTATAAAGTAAGGCTGTGCGATGTCTTAGAAGTTCATATTGTCACAtttgtatttcaaaacattaatgatGTATGATCCCATTGACTATAATGGTAAGGAGATGCTGTCTGTGGTTTATGAATAATTAGCTGCCCTACCCATGTAGTGTTGAAAGTGTCTATATGGGGTGGTAGGGGAATGGTGTGCAGGAcgtttacagttgtgcttgaaagtttctgaaccctttagaattttctatatttctgcataaatatgacctaaaacatcatcagattttcactcaagtcctaaaagtagataaagagaaaccagttaaacaaatgagacaaaaatattatacttggtcatttatttaataaggaaaattatcgaatattacatatttgtgagtggcaaaagtatgtgaacctttgctttcagtatctggtgtgaccccccctttgcagcaataactgcaactaaacgtttccggtaacttttgatcattcctgcacaccggcttggaggaattttagcccatttctctgtaaagaacagcttcaactctgggatgttggtgggtttcctcacattaactgctcgcttcaggtccttccacaatatttcgactggattaaggtcaggtctttgacttggccattccaaaacattaactttattcttctttaaccattatttggtagaatgacttgtgtgcttagggtcgttgtcttactgcatgacccaccttctcttgagattcagttcatggacagatgtcctgacattttcctttagaaatttctgatataattcagaattcattgttccatcaacgaaggcaagccgtcctggcccagatgtagcaaaacaggcccaaaccataatACTACTACCAccgtgtttcacagatgggaaaagattcttatgctggaatgcagtgttttcctttctccaaacataacgcttttcatttaaaccaaaatgttctattttggtctcatccgtccacaaaacattcttccaatagccttctggtttgtccacatgatctttagcaaactgcagacgagcagcaatgtttttttttggagagcagtggctttctccttgcaaccctgccatgcacaccattgttgtttagtgtttttcctgatggtggactcaagAATATGAaaattagccaatgtgagagaggccttcagttgcttagaagttaccctggggtcctttgtgacctcgccgactattacacgccttgctcttggagtgatctttgttggtcgaccactcctggggagggtaacaatggccttgaatttcctccatttgtacacagtctgtctgactgtggattggtggagtccaaactctttagagacggttttgtaaccttttccaacctgatgagcatcaacaactctttttctgaggtcctcagaaatcttccacaaacatttgttgtgaagagcagactttgatagatccctgttctttaaataacacagggtgcccactcacacccgattgtcatctcattgattgaaaacaccggactctagtttcaccttcaaactaactgctaatcctagaggttcacatacttttgtcactcacaaatatgtaatattcgatcattttcctcaataaataaatgaccaagtataatatttttgtctcatttgtttaactggtttctctttatctacttttaggacttgagtgaaaatctgatgatgttttaggtcatatttatgcagaaatatagaaaattctaaagggttcacaaactttcaagcacaactgtagttagCAAGAGTTATTTTTGTTGTCTCAGATTGCGTAAACTCAGCATATGTAGCAGTATCTGGTAATGTTATTATGGTGACTGAAAGATGACTCATTCcaagttcatttaaaattgctgtaaatCTAAATGCTGTATTGGCATTAAACACAAAAATTTGATATGCCTCATCATAAAATAGATGATGTCtataaatgtctaccaataaaaaactataaattactaattacttttactcattcAAATATGGTGTTCTCAGTTGTTCTCTTTCTGCCATCTTCTGAACAAAAAAGATACTCAGAATGTGTTACAGAAAAAAGTTGTACTTCTTTGCGTTTCATTTTGCCTTGTCTATAGCACTAATCTTGCCTTTTCTTATCATGCGTACTAATAACATATGACTGGTACCACATCAAGTACTGCCTGCAAGACCAAACAAGCAATTCCATTTTCCTTGCCCGGCACCcaaatttcactgtgctcttacCATTTCAACTGTGTGCATGACACACTAATCTGGTTGCCTTACCTCAGCTATAAGCACACTCCTGATAAACTAGCATAGCACATGAATCTCACATGCCTCCAGCTGCAAATTTGAGCGCCTGACAGCTATTTTGTGGGAGGCATgcccaattaaaaaataaataaaatgtgacagCTGCTGTTTGGCGCTTTGAGAAAATTTCTGCCAATGCTTTGAGCcaatcaattatttttatttacatcagCTCAGTCTGATTTTAGTATACAATTTGACGTCTAATTTTTCACTAATTTTTCACACAGTCTCATATCCAATGAATCAAACGTTAATTACTGGTAAACCACTcagaaattacttttgaaaatgtgttaacaACACTATTTTTTAGTGTGCCCTTCACATAATCTCTATATTACACTTATTTTAAAGTCTGTCCAGTCAATACTTATCATTCAAGTTGGTACTCTGGTTTGGGAAAAAACTAGGTTATAACCAGATCTAATACAACAGTGAGAAAGAACCTTATAGGATAAGACAATGGCTGCATAGTTCTCAGTAAGACAAGGCGATACTGGGTCAGACTGGTAAAGCTACAAGATGCAGAAATCAGACTTAATTGTAACCTGCTTCATAATACTGAATtgtaatacagttataatatactTGTTAATCCTAAATGTTTGGAAATCTAGCAGTTAGTAAATCTACAGATTAAAACTCCATAATAATCAGAGTCAACAGTATGATGGCAGAGAACTAAAGATATTAGATTGCACAGAGAGTGTTTCGGAAAGGCTGCTGGATACCAAGAAATAATAGGCTAACTCTATACAAGGAAAAGTGTAACACTTTAAAAATTTAACAGCATCAAACAGTATGATAAACaatccagccacaggggatgcaaaaACCAGTGTTTTGTTCGTgatggtcccaagcccggataaatggggagggttaagtcaggaagggcatccggtgtaaaaacaatacaaatttccatactggatcggtcgagccccgggttaaccaCGACCGCCACCAGCTCTGTTAGCCAACAgcgtgctggcagaaattgggctactgttggccgaagaaggagaagtggGGGGAGATGTGTCCTGAGGCAGGAAGAGAGGAGTACGGTAAACAGAGTGgaattgagggtaggaacttttaatgttggcagtatgactggtaaagggagagagttagcagatatgatggagagaaggaacgttgatatattgtgcgtgcaagagaccaCATGGAAGTGGAGTAAGGCCAGGttgatcggaggtggattcaaattgttctatcatggtgtggatgggaggagaaatggggtaggggttattctgaaggaacagcatgtcaagagtgttttggaagtgaaaagagtgtcagacagagtaatgattatgaagctggaaattggaggtgtgatgctgaatgttgttaatgcatatgccccgcaagttgggtgtgtgatggatgagaaagatttttggagtgagttggatgaagtgataaacagtgtacccaagggacagaaagtggcgattggagcggatttcaatggacatgttggtgaagtgaacagagatgaggaggtgatatGTAGGTTTGGtgtaaaggagaggaatgaaagagATCAGATGATAGTGAATTTTGccgaaaggatggacatggctgtggagAATACGtactttaagaagagggaggtgacgtacaagagtggaggaagatgcacacaggtagattacatcttatgcagaagagtcagtctgaaggagattgaagactgcaaagtggtggcaggagaaagtgtgGTTAAGTAGCACTGGATGGTGGTTTGAAAGaggacgttggagatcaagaagagaaagagagtgagggcagagccaaggatcaaatggtgaaagttgaaaaaggaagactgcaaggttgagtttagggaggaggtgagacaggcactggatggcagtgaagagttaccagacagttgggcaactacagctgatgtagtaagggtaacagcaagaggaagtacaggagagtataaagAGGAATAGGACagcaaagaaaaagtgggatagtcagagagatgaagaaagtagacaagagtacaaggagataaggcgcaaggtaaa encodes the following:
- the capn10 gene encoding calpain-10, giving the protein MEQSVVHNALFEDPDFPADSRSLFSDLHSSTPVSKFSDDIIWMRPQEVSQQPRLFSENLQENHVKQGILGDCWFLCACAALQCNDHLLKQVIPSGQATWGEKEYNGCFLFRFWQFGRWVEVVVDDRLPCINAKLCFSRCQCQDVFWIALLEKAYAKLNGTYERLWAGQVCEALVDLCGGVAKRWKLKASEKEECETDASGSNLEKFNLSDIVDNCMMSCCVHSSHRGSLGEYHAFVVMEHVSLRKMCGDNLVLLRIRNPWGRRCWNGPWKVDGDGWEQLDPEIALPLRSRVEEGEFWVDEIEFGKEFDEVTVAYPFSTEGHMKSLWTGANLSFSQQVYSSWIKDRTAGGSRNSNSFSCNPKFWLNIQEVGEVLLCLHQWELYRSQKNSWISLPVQRREASRHRCDHLTKHHAIGFHVWKVKKKRFNLPRTLQEAPCLSTLCHAYEREVSVHCVLSPGYYLVIPSIFQQGLEGRFLMRAFSIGQLSLSEVKLPDIQYPANVKNDAEWETISFDGQWLKGNSAGGSRNFSTHFANPIVPFKVNSGTGKTTLKIVLQQHCQTGKCHAIGFHIYQVASNTDLNKCLKDQEPIKSCTPHRYTEEISIMCVLSPGNYVIIPSTYEPDCVGFFTVSIATRIDRKPVRSQETLGRFLQEVSYIAEMRR